One Anolis carolinensis isolate JA03-04 chromosome 4, rAnoCar3.1.pri, whole genome shotgun sequence DNA window includes the following coding sequences:
- the LOC134298573 gene encoding porwaprin-a-like, with product MKSSTGLIVLLTFLLLGALMPAATKELRKGNCPPSPPGKLEPCTKFCKTEDDCPMPMKCCDYKCKQICMAPMEMENKYSNLKSPGLF from the exons ATGAAGTCCTCAACTGGCCTCATTGTCCTCCTGACTTTCCTTCTCCTCGGTGCCTTGATGCCTGCTGCCACCAAGGAAC TTAGGAAAGGGAACTGCCCACCTTCACCTCCAGGAAAACTTGAACCATGTACAAAATTCTGCAAGACAGAAGATGACTGCCCTATGCCCATGAAGTGCTGCGACTATAAATGCAAGCAAATATGCATGGCTCCTATGGAAATGG AAAATAAATACTCCAACCTGAAGAGTCCAGGCCTTTTTTGA